A genome region from Sphaeramia orbicularis chromosome 19, fSphaOr1.1, whole genome shotgun sequence includes the following:
- the srsf2a gene encoding serine and arginine rich splicing factor 2a encodes MSYGRPPPDVEGMTSLKVDNLTYRTSPETLRRVFEKYGRVGDVYIPRDRYTKESRGFAFVRFLDKRDAEDAMDAMDGALLDGRELRVQMARYGRPPDSMYGRRGAPPRRYGGYGRRSRSRSASPRRRRRSRSRSRSRSHSRSRSRHHYSRSRSRSYSRSRSRSRSKSKSKSRTPRRSKSKSPSRSRSRSRSKSRSRTPPSNRGSKSRSRSKSKSRPKSPEDNGAES; translated from the exons ATGAGTTACGGAAGGCCGCCGCCAGACGTGGAGGGGATGACCTCCTTAAAAGTGGACAACCTGACTTACCGGACTTCACCGGAGACCCTCCGCCGAGTTTTCGAGAAATACGGTCGCGTGGGAGACGTGTACATCCCCCGCGACAGGTACACGAAGGAGAGCCGCGGTTTTGCTTTTGTGCGGTTCCTCGACAAGCGCGACGCCGAAGACGCCATGGACGCGATGGACGGCGCGCTGCTCGATGGGCGCGAGCTCCGCGTGCAGATGGCCCGGTACGGCCGACCACCGGATTCCATGTACGGACGGAGGGGAGCTCCACCGCGCAGATACGGGGGTTACGGACGCAGAAGCAGGAG TCGCTCAGCCAGTCCCCGGCGCCGCAGACGAAGCCGCAGCCGCTCCAGGAGCAGGAGTCACTCGCGGTCCAGGAGTCGCCACCACTACAGCCGTTCCAGGTCCCGCTCGTACTCCAGGTcaaggtccaggtccagatccaaaTCGAAGTCGAAATCCAGAACCCCCAGGCGGAGCAAGTCCAAGTCTCCCTCCAGGTCTAGGTCGCGCTCCAGGTCCAAGTCGAGGAGTCGAACCCCACCTTCGAACAGAGGGTCCAAGTCCCGGTCCAGGTCCAAATCCAAGAGTAGGCCTAAATCTCCAGAGGACAACGGAGCAGAGTCTTAA
- the mxra7 gene encoding matrix-remodeling-associated protein 7 isoform X2, whose translation MDVTLLLSAIICTLLALVVATSLLNGSAGEFANPRNYFGHRDSSAGGADGSGPRHNGYLPDKRKKKAAVDDWSDLSGSSHDHWDVVKTVLSNEGATENPGSNDKVESKFNNFMKYIPGKSQSHHLQTMMSKEELEEEQRIKSNTDFNCL comes from the exons ATGGACGTCACCCTGCTTCTGTCCGCCATCATCTGCACTCTGTTAGCTCTGGTAGTGGCCACGTCCCTCCTGAACGGATCCGCCGGAGAGTTCGCCAACCCCAGGAACTACTTTGGACACAGAGACAGTTCAGCCGGAGGAGCGGATGGGTCTGGACCCAGGCACAACGGATATTTACCggacaagaggaagaagaaggcgGCGGTGGACGACTGGAGTGACCTGAGCGGAAGCTCCCACGACCACTGGGATGTGGTGAAGACGGTGCTCTCA AATGAAGGAGCCACAGAGAACCCGGGCAGCAACG ATAAAGTGGAATCGAAGTTTAATAATTTCATGAAGTACATCCCTGGAAAGTCACAATCCCACCATTTGCAAACGATGATGTCTaaagaggagctggaggaggagcagag